A window of the Oncorhynchus keta strain PuntledgeMale-10-30-2019 chromosome 21, Oket_V2, whole genome shotgun sequence genome harbors these coding sequences:
- the LOC118400083 gene encoding leucine-rich repeat neuronal protein 1-like has protein sequence MAGGRFIYCLLGQLLAGLILASVGLSSIQRDNECPQLCVCEIRPWFTPQSTYREATTVDCNDLRLTRIPGNLSSDTQVLLLQSNYIARTSEELEQLFNLTELDLSQNNFSSIHDVGLTNMSQLTTLHLEENQITEMPDYCLQDLSNLQELYINHNQINIISPNALSGLHNLLRLHLNSNRLKAIDSRWFESTPNLEILMIGENPVVGILDFNFKPLVNLRSLVLAGMDLTDVPGNAFVGLDNLESLSFYDNKLIRVPQNALQKLPNLKFLDLNKNPVHKIQEGDFKNMLRLKELGINNMGELVSVDRFAVDNLPELTKLEATNNPKFSYVNRQAFRDVPALESLMLNNNALNALYQSTVDSLPNLREISIHSNPLRCDCVIQWMSSNKTSIRFMEPLSMFCALPVEVRGQHVRELFQQDSAEQCLPMISHDSFPNHLNLDIDMTVDLDCRAMSQPEPDIYWVTPVGNKVMVETLSDKYSLSSEGTLRISQIQVEDSGRYTCVAQNAEGADTRVTAIRVNGTLLDSTQLMKVYVKKTESHSILVSWKVNSNVMTSNLKWSSATMKIDNPHITYTARVPVDVHEYNLTHLQPSTEYEVCLTVSNIHQQTQKSCVNVTTKHAAFTVEISDQGTNTALAAVMGTIFGIISLASMAVYISKRWKRKNYNHSLKKYMQKTSSIPLNELYPPLINLWEADSEKEKEVSSSSETKPGQVDTTRSYYMW, from the coding sequence atggcaGGAGGGAGATTCATCTACTGTCTACTAGGGCAGTTGTTGGCTGGCCTGATTCTGGCGTCCGTTGGTCTATCCTCCATCCAGAGAGATAATGAGTGtccccagctgtgtgtgtgtgagatccgACCCTGGTTCACCCCCCAATCCACCTACAGAGAAGCCACGACGGTGGACTGTAACGACCTCCGTCTCACACGCATTCCAGGCAACTTGTCCAGCGACACTCAGGTGCTCCTCCTGCAGAGCAATTACATCGCCAGAACCAGTGAAGAGCTGGAGCAGCTCTTCAACCTGACCGAGCTGGACCTGTCTCAGAACAACTTCAGCAGCATCCACGATGTGGGCCTCACCAACATGTCCCAGctcaccacactgcaccttgaGGAGAACCAGATTACTGAAATGCCTGACTACTGCCTACAGGACCTCAGCAACCTGCAAGAGCTCTACATCAACCATAACCAGATCAACATAATCTCCCCAAACGCCCTCTCTGGTCTGCACAATCTGCTCAGGCTCCATCTCAACTCCAACAGGCTCAAGGCCATTGACAGTCGCTGGTTTGAGTCAACGCCCAACCTTGAGATCCTCATGATCGGGGAAAATCCTGTTGTTGGTATCCTGGACTTTAACTTCAAGCCGCTTGTAAACCTGAGGAGCTTGGTTCTGGCTGGAATGGATTTAACAGACGTCCCTGGAAATGCCTTTGTGGGACTAGACAACCTAGAGAGTCTCTCCTTCTACGACAATAAGCTAATTAGAGTTCCTCAGAATGCCCTTCAGAAACTACCTAACCTTAAGTTCTTGGACTTGAACAAAAACCCTGTGCACAAAATCCAAGAGGGGGACTTTAAGAACATGCTGAGGCTGAAAGAGCTGGGCATAAACAACATGGGGGAGCTGGTCTCCGTTGACCGATTTGCCGTCGATAACCTCCCTGAGCTTACCAAGCTGGAGGCTACTAATAACCCCAAATTTTCCTACGTGAACCGCCAGGCTTTCCGTGACGTCCCTGCCCTGGAGAGCCTCATGTTGAACAACAATGCCCTTAACGCCCTCTACCAGTCCACTGTGGACTCCCTGCCCAACTTGCGTGAGATCAGCATCCACAGCAACCCCCTGCGATGTGACTGCGTCATCCAGTGGATGAGCTCCAACAAGACCAGCATCCGCTTCATGGAACCCCTCTCCATGTTCTGTGCTCTTCCAGTCGAGGTCAGAGGCCAGCATGTGAGGGAGTTGTTCCAGCAGGACTCAGCAGAGCAGTGCTTGCCCATGATCTCCCACGACAGCTTTCCCAACCACCTGAACCTGGACATAGACATGACTGTGGACCTGGACTGCCGTGCCATGTCCCAGCCTGAGCCAGATATCTACTGGGTCACACCTGTAGGGAACAAGGTGATGGTGGAAACCCTGTCTGATAAATACAGCCTCAGTAGCGAGGGAACACTGCGTATCTCTCAAATCCAGGTCGAGGACTCTGGCAGGTATACCTGTGTGGCTCAGAATGCTGAGGGGGCGGACACTCGGGTGACTGCTATTAGGGTGAATGGTACTCTCTTAGACAGCACCCAGTTGATGAAAGTGTACGTGAAGAAGACTGAGTCCCACTCCATTCTGGTTTCCTGGAAGGTCAACTCCAACGTCATGACCTCCAACCTCAAGTGGTCATCTGCCACAATGAAGATAGACAACCCTCACATCACCTACACAGCCAGGGTCCCAGTGGATGTCCATGAGTATAACCTCACACACCTACAGCCCTCCACCGAGTATGAGGTATGTCTCACCGTCTCCAACATCCACCAGCAGACACAGAAGTCCTGTGTCAATGTCACAACGAAGCACGCTGCCTTCACTGTGGAGATATCTGACCAAGGCACTAACACCGCTCTCGCAGCGGTCATGGGTACCATATTCGGCATCATCAGCCTGGCCTCTATGGCTGTGTACATTTCCAAGAGGTGGAAGAGGAAAAACTACAATCACTCCCTGAAAAAGTACATGCAGAAAACATCTTCCATCCCCCTCAATGAACTCTACCCTCCCCTCATCAACCTGTGGGAGGCGGACagtgagaaggagaaagaggttTCCTCCTCATCAGAGACCAAACCAGGCCAGGTGGacacaacacggagctactataTGTGGTGA